In Pirellulales bacterium, the genomic window GCGCCGACCGCTAAAATCACCCAACGGAACGTATGCCCGAACAAATCGACCGTCAGCGGGCCGCTGGCCGATGCCGCGGGAGTGGTGGCAGAAAACAGATTCAGCCCGTCATCTTGTCCGCACATGACCATCGCCGCAATAAGCAGCGCCGCCAGCGCCAACATGCTGGCGGTGGCCCGCAGCGGCCGAAACGCCCCCAGCAGGCAAAGCAGCGTGGCGGTGGCGATCAAAATGATCTCGGGCAGCAGCAGATAAATTGTCGTCGAATTCGTCATCGGACTTAATTCTGGGTGAATTTGGCCGCGGCGGTCTGCACCGTTGCTTGCGGTTTAGCCATTTCTTGTCCGGCAAGTTGCGGCCGCCGGGCATAATAGTTTTCCAACGGCTGCTCGGTCCGGGCGATAATCTCGTCCGCCGCCGGCGCAATCGGCTTCAAAAACAACTTCGGGTAGAGCCCAATCCACACGATGAACACCGCCAGCGGCGCAAGCGCCAAAATTTCGTGCAACCGCAGGTCGTGAATCTGCTCGGCATCGGCAGGCGATATGTGCCCTTCCTTGAGCGGACCAAAAAACACCCGCCGCACCATCCACAACATGTACCACGCGCCCAATACCACACCGCTGACGGCCAACACGGCAATCAGAACCAATTGCGGACCCAACGGGCCGGGGGCATCGACCCAAGCCCGCTGAAACATGCCCAGCAAAATCATGAATTCGCCGACAAAGCCGTTCAGCCCCGGCAGGCCGATGCTCGACATGGTGAAAATCAACATGAACACGGCCAATAGCGGCGTGCGCTTGGCCAAGCCGCCCAGTTCGCTGATTTGCCGCGTATGGTAGCGCTCGTAAATCATGCCCACGACCGCGAACAACCCGGCGCTGGACAGCCCGTGATTGATCATCTGCAAAATGCCCCCTTGCAAGCTCAATTCGTTCAGGGCAAAAAAGCCGAGGATCACAAATCCCATGTGGCTGACGCTGCTGTAGGCCACCAGCTTTTTCAAATCGACCTGCACCAGCGACACCAGCGCCCCGTAAATGATGCCGATCACCGCCAGCCATAAAATCCAGGGCATGCACATGGCCGTGGCGTCGGGGAGCATGGGCAAACAGAACCGCAAAATTCCGTAGGTGCCCAATTTCAGC contains:
- a CDS encoding NADH-quinone oxidoreductase subunit M; protein product: MNNILLATILLPAIGALVAWLFAWQGKQAVRLVALIAAGITLALAAHLCVEYWIDQGLKGNYAVQEFNWLGEAAKIHFAFGLDGLSVWMFGLSALLTFTAVLVSWDAVQDRPGGFYALLLLLECGMIGVFSARDIILFYIFFEFTLIPLYFLIGIWGHEERRYAANKFFLFTFTGSVIALLGLIGIVLWAYSASGELTFSIPQLHEVLGKYPIPMDAAHGHLQLLIFFALVAGFAVKVPLVPLHTWLPLAHTQAPTGGSIDLAGILLKLGTYGILRFCLPMLPDATAMCMPWILWLAVIGIIYGALVSLVQVDLKKLVAYSSVSHMGFVILGFFALNELSLQGGILQMINHGLSSAGLFAVVGMIYERYHTRQISELGGLAKRTPLLAVFMLIFTMSSIGLPGLNGFVGEFMILLGMFQRAWVDAPGPLGPQLVLIAVLAVSGVVLGAWYMLWMVRRVFFGPLKEGHISPADAEQIHDLRLHEILALAPLAVFIVWIGLYPKLFLKPIAPAADEIIARTEQPLENYYARRPQLAGQEMAKPQATVQTAAAKFTQN